A region of Saccharococcus thermophilus DNA encodes the following proteins:
- the atpF gene encoding F0F1 ATP synthase subunit B, which produces MLFNAKLLALGEAAHINSGDIIYQLLWFIVLLALLRKFAWQPLMNIMKQREEHIANEIDQAEKHRQEAEKLLQEQRELMKQSRQEAQELIENARKMAEEQKEQIIASARAEAERLKEAAKKEIEREKEQAMAALREQVASLSVLIASKVIEKELTEQDQAKLISEYIQEVGEGR; this is translated from the coding sequence GTGTTATTCAATGCAAAACTATTGGCGCTAGGCGAAGCCGCGCATATTAACAGCGGTGATATTATCTATCAATTGCTTTGGTTTATCGTTTTGCTAGCCTTGTTGCGCAAATTCGCTTGGCAGCCGTTAATGAATATCATGAAACAGCGTGAAGAGCATATTGCCAATGAAATTGACCAAGCGGAAAAGCATCGCCAAGAAGCGGAAAAACTGCTTCAGGAGCAGCGTGAATTAATGAAACAATCCCGTCAGGAAGCGCAAGAATTGATCGAAAATGCGCGCAAGATGGCGGAAGAGCAAAAAGAACAAATTATCGCATCTGCCCGTGCGGAAGCAGAGCGGTTAAAAGAAGCGGCGAAAAAAGAAATCGAACGCGAAAAAGAGCAAGCGATGGCTGCGCTTCGCGAGCAAGTCGCTTCCTTGTCCGTATTGATTGCGTCGAAAGTCATTGAAAAAGAGTTAACGGAGCAAGACCAAGCGAAGCTGATTAGCGAGTATATTCAAGAGGTAGGAGAAGGTCGATGA
- the atpE gene encoding F0F1 ATP synthase subunit C: MNLIAAAIAVGLAALGAGIGNGLIVGRTVEGIARQPELRPTLQTTMFIGVALVEALPIIGVVISFILMNK, encoded by the coding sequence ATGAATTTAATTGCAGCTGCGATTGCAGTAGGTTTAGCAGCACTTGGTGCTGGTATTGGTAACGGTTTAATCGTAGGTCGTACAGTAGAAGGGATTGCACGTCAGCCAGAATTGCGCCCTACACTTCAAACGACGATGTTTATCGGGGTTGCGTTAGTTGAGGCATTGCCGATCATTGGCGTCGTTATTTCCTTCATCCTCATGAACAAATAA
- a CDS encoding F0F1 ATP synthase subunit gamma gives MASLRDIKKRINSTKKTSQITKAMEMVSAAKLNHAEMNAKSFVPYMEKIQEVVANVALGAGNATHPMLVSRPVKKTGYLVITSDRGLAGAYNSNVLRTVYQTVQQRHQSPDEYAIIVIGRVGLSFFKKRNMPVVLNITGLPDQPSFADIKKIANKTVGLFADGTFDELYMYYNHYVSAIQQEVTERKLLPLTDLVDNKQRTTYEFEPSQEEILDVLLPQYAESLIYGALLDAKASEHAARMTAMKNATDNAHELIRTLTLSYNRARQAAITQEITEIVAGANALQ, from the coding sequence TTGGCATCCTTACGCGATATTAAGAAGCGCATCAACTCGACGAAGAAAACAAGCCAAATTACAAAGGCGATGGAGATGGTTTCCGCTGCGAAATTAAACCATGCGGAAATGAACGCGAAATCGTTTGTTCCATATATGGAGAAGATACAAGAGGTCGTGGCGAACGTCGCGCTTGGTGCCGGCAACGCGACCCATCCGATGCTGGTTTCGCGCCCGGTGAAAAAGACAGGCTATTTAGTGATCACATCGGACCGCGGCTTGGCGGGAGCGTATAACAGCAACGTTCTTCGCACCGTGTACCAAACGGTTCAACAGCGCCATCAATCGCCGGATGAATATGCGATTATTGTCATTGGCCGTGTCGGTTTAAGTTTTTTCAAAAAAAGAAATATGCCTGTTGTACTAAATATTACTGGGTTGCCGGATCAACCTTCTTTTGCGGATATTAAAAAAATTGCAAATAAGACGGTCGGTTTGTTTGCCGATGGTACGTTTGATGAGTTGTATATGTACTACAACCATTACGTCAGTGCGATCCAACAAGAGGTGACGGAAAGAAAGCTGTTGCCGTTAACGGATTTAGTCGATAATAAACAACGGACAACGTATGAATTTGAACCTTCTCAAGAAGAAATTTTAGATGTGCTGTTGCCGCAATACGCCGAAAGCCTTATTTACGGTGCGCTGTTAGATGCGAAAGCAAGCGAACATGCCGCTCGGATGACGGCGATGAAAAACGCGACGGACAACGCACACGAGCTTATTCGTACGCTTACTCTTTCCTACAACCGTGCTCGTCAAGCAGCGATTACCCAAGAGATCACGGAAATCGTGGCTGGAGCAAACGCGTTGCAATAA
- the atpB gene encoding F0F1 ATP synthase subunit A — MQHEAPIREFLGLTFNLSNVLMITITSLIVLAIAIAATRSLQLRPTGMQNFIEWVFDFVKGIINSTMDWQTGGRFLTLGVTLIMYIFVANMLGLPFSVRVNDELWWKSPTADATITLTLAVMIVGLTHYYGVKMKGVSEYMRDYTRPMAFLFPLKIIEEFANTLTLGLRLYGNIFAGEILLKLLAGLGTQHGVLGAIGGAIPMMAWQAFSIFVGCIQAFIFTMLTMVYMAHKVSQDH, encoded by the coding sequence TTGCAACACGAAGCACCGATTCGCGAGTTTTTAGGACTTACATTTAATTTATCCAATGTTTTAATGATTACGATCACCAGCTTGATCGTACTGGCCATCGCGATCGCGGCGACGCGTTCCTTGCAGCTGCGCCCGACGGGGATGCAAAACTTCATCGAATGGGTGTTTGATTTCGTCAAAGGAATCATCAATAGCACCATGGATTGGCAAACGGGTGGCCGCTTTTTAACGCTAGGTGTTACGCTCATCATGTACATCTTCGTTGCCAATATGCTCGGTTTGCCGTTTTCCGTGCGCGTAAACGATGAACTTTGGTGGAAGTCGCCGACGGCCGATGCCACGATTACGCTCACGCTCGCCGTCATGATTGTGGGACTCACCCATTACTACGGCGTGAAAATGAAGGGCGTATCCGAATATATGCGCGATTATACGCGGCCAATGGCTTTCTTGTTCCCGCTGAAAATCATTGAGGAATTTGCCAATACCTTAACGTTGGGTCTCCGTCTTTACGGAAACATTTTCGCGGGTGAAATTTTGCTGAAATTGCTAGCAGGGCTTGGAACCCAACACGGGGTGCTTGGCGCGATCGGCGGTGCGATTCCGATGATGGCGTGGCAAGCATTCAGTATTTTCGTCGGCTGTATCCAAGCGTTCATTTTCACAATGTTAACAATGGTTTATATGGCCCATAAAGTCAGCCAAGACCATTAA
- a CDS encoding F0F1 ATP synthase subunit delta: MNKEVIAKRYALALFQIALEKQLLDQLEEEIRVVRQVLAENDEFLSLLAYPKLSLEKKKALIRETFAAVSTPLRNTLLLLLERHRIDLVPEMAEQFIELVNEARGVAEATAYSARPLTEEEKRALSEVFAKKIGKTTLHIENIVDPSLIGGVKLRIGNRIYDGSISGKLERIQRQLIG, translated from the coding sequence ATGAACAAAGAAGTTATAGCGAAGCGGTATGCGTTAGCTCTTTTTCAAATTGCGCTCGAAAAGCAGCTTTTGGACCAGTTAGAAGAAGAAATTCGCGTCGTGCGCCAAGTGTTGGCGGAAAATGACGAATTTTTATCGTTATTGGCGTATCCGAAGCTATCGTTGGAAAAGAAAAAAGCACTGATTCGAGAAACGTTTGCGGCCGTTTCCACTCCGTTGCGAAATACATTGCTGCTTTTGTTGGAACGCCACCGCATCGACCTCGTTCCAGAGATGGCGGAGCAGTTTATTGAGTTAGTGAATGAAGCGCGCGGTGTCGCTGAAGCGACTGCCTATTCGGCTCGTCCGCTAACGGAAGAGGAAAAACGTGCGCTTTCCGAAGTGTTTGCGAAAAAAATCGGCAAAACGACGCTTCACATTGAAAATATCGTCGACCCAAGCTTAATTGGCGGCGTGAAGCTGCGCATCGGCAACCGCATTTACGATGGCAGCATCAGCGGAAAATTAGAACGAATTCAACGACAGCTTATCGGCTAA
- a CDS encoding methyl-accepting chemotaxis protein produces MEKSKQRYRFSLRLKLVVFTTILALITYSTSAFFLYVLYDVFFSSIAKNVFTILTLMLGIFWSGVLAYMASGFITKPLHRLEQAAMKAASGQINEDVPLSKSDDEIRSLGIAFNEMLRSLRAIVQNIEDNFSRTNEKVVEITNASHVASERSKDIAHTIEEISKGANDAAVSMQTAAESVEDVLRIANQVQQKANQSEQLAKEMVSTLHKSREVIGSLVSGIEQLASNNQTALSAVQRLEQHAKEVENIISLVGDIAGQTNLLALNASIEAARAGEHGKGFAVVAEEVRKLADESAKAVQGISELIQNIQKEVAHVVAQIHEQVKSANEEAAKGANTNDAIAEMTESIHEVVRAVHEIAELVKEQTTHIEKASIQSQEVAAIAEETSAGAMEVTAATQEQTSVIQHVNELAGELAEQAKKLKETIDQFGTR; encoded by the coding sequence ATGGAAAAGAGCAAACAGCGATATCGATTTAGCTTGCGCCTCAAGCTTGTTGTATTTACTACCATATTAGCACTGATCACCTACTCTACAAGCGCGTTTTTTCTTTACGTTTTGTATGATGTATTTTTCTCCTCGATCGCCAAAAACGTGTTCACCATTTTGACCTTGATGCTTGGGATTTTTTGGTCCGGCGTGCTCGCCTACATGGCATCCGGATTTATTACGAAGCCGCTGCACCGTCTTGAACAGGCGGCGATGAAAGCGGCGAGCGGGCAAATTAACGAAGACGTTCCATTATCCAAATCAGACGATGAAATTCGTTCGTTAGGGATCGCTTTCAATGAAATGTTGCGGAGTTTGCGAGCGATCGTGCAAAACATTGAAGATAACTTTTCCCGTACGAATGAGAAAGTCGTCGAAATTACGAACGCTTCTCACGTTGCGTCAGAGCGCTCGAAAGACATTGCTCACACGATTGAAGAAATTTCTAAAGGTGCGAATGACGCGGCTGTATCGATGCAAACGGCCGCGGAGTCGGTGGAAGATGTATTGCGCATTGCGAATCAAGTGCAGCAAAAGGCGAATCAGTCCGAACAATTGGCAAAAGAAATGGTGTCAACATTGCATAAAAGCCGTGAAGTCATTGGTTCGCTTGTCAGCGGGATCGAACAGTTGGCGAGCAATAATCAAACGGCTTTAAGTGCAGTCCAGCGGTTAGAGCAGCATGCGAAAGAAGTGGAAAACATTATCTCGCTTGTCGGTGATATTGCCGGACAAACGAATTTGCTTGCCTTAAACGCCTCCATAGAAGCGGCGCGCGCCGGTGAGCATGGAAAAGGGTTTGCCGTTGTCGCAGAAGAAGTCCGCAAGCTTGCGGATGAAAGCGCGAAAGCGGTTCAAGGAATTTCCGAACTGATTCAAAACATTCAAAAAGAAGTCGCACATGTTGTAGCACAAATTCATGAGCAAGTAAAATCAGCGAATGAAGAAGCCGCAAAAGGCGCCAATACGAACGACGCGATTGCGGAAATGACCGAATCGATTCACGAAGTCGTCCGCGCCGTCCATGAAATTGCCGAATTAGTGAAAGAACAAACGACACATATTGAAAAGGCGTCGATTCAGTCGCAAGAAGTTGCGGCGATTGCCGAAGAAACGTCGGCTGGGGCAATGGAAGTAACGGCGGCAACGCAGGAGCAAACTTCTGTTATTCAGCATGTAAACGAGCTGGCGGGAGAATTGGCGGAGCAAGCAAAAAAATTAAAAGAAACGATTGACCAATTTGGTACAAGATAA
- a CDS encoding ATP synthase subunit I has translation MEKFQQMFLRQLKYILYLLSLYTLGWGFTAYKTFFLSLILGTVISVLMLWSLTRKIAKLGQAVLERKKVRTIGTLSRLALAALAAAIALKYPQYFAIVPVVLGLMTSYIVIIIDFLLQRLKNNGEHV, from the coding sequence ATGGAGAAATTCCAGCAAATGTTTTTGCGACAGCTCAAATACATATTGTATTTGCTTTCGCTTTATACGTTAGGGTGGGGGTTTACGGCGTATAAGACATTTTTTTTAAGCTTAATTCTTGGAACTGTGATTAGCGTCTTGATGCTTTGGAGTTTAACGCGGAAAATCGCTAAATTGGGACAAGCCGTGTTGGAACGCAAAAAAGTGCGCACGATCGGGACGCTTTCCCGCTTGGCGTTAGCGGCGCTGGCGGCGGCAATCGCCCTCAAATATCCGCAATATTTCGCCATCGTGCCTGTGGTGCTGGGATTAATGACATCCTATATTGTCATTATAATAGATTTCCTTTTGCAAAGATTGAAAAATAATGGGGAACATGTATGA
- the upp gene encoding uracil phosphoribosyltransferase — protein sequence MGKVYVFDHPLIQHKLTYIRDKNTGTKEFRELVEEVATLMAFEITRDLPLEEVEIETPVSKAKAKVIAGKKLGVIPILRAGMGMVDGILKLIPAAKVGHIGLYRDPETLKPVEYYVKLPTDVEERDFIIVDPMLATGGSAIEAINALKKRGAKSIKFMCLIAAPEGVEAVKNAHPDVDIYIAALDEKLNDHGYIVPGLGDAGDRLFGTK from the coding sequence ATGGGAAAAGTATATGTATTCGATCATCCGCTCATCCAGCACAAACTGACCTATATCCGCGACAAAAATACTGGCACGAAGGAGTTCCGAGAACTAGTAGAAGAAGTAGCCACGCTGATGGCGTTTGAAATTACGCGCGACCTCCCTCTTGAAGAAGTCGAAATCGAAACCCCTGTCAGCAAAGCGAAAGCGAAAGTCATCGCTGGGAAAAAACTCGGCGTCATCCCGATTTTGCGTGCCGGAATGGGCATGGTGGACGGTATTTTAAAATTAATTCCTGCCGCGAAAGTCGGCCATATCGGCTTGTACCGCGATCCGGAAACGTTAAAGCCGGTCGAATATTACGTGAAGCTTCCGACCGATGTCGAAGAACGCGATTTTATTATCGTCGACCCGATGCTGGCTACTGGCGGATCGGCGATAGAAGCGATCAACGCTTTGAAAAAGCGCGGTGCGAAAAGCATTAAATTTATGTGTTTAATTGCCGCTCCAGAAGGGGTGGAAGCGGTGAAAAACGCGCATCCGGACGTCGATATTTACATTGCTGCACTCGATGAAAAACTAAACGATCACGGTTATATCGTCCCGGGGCTTGGCGATGCCGGCGACCGTTTGTTCGGAACCAAATAA
- a CDS encoding TIGR01440 family protein — MLSPLSEWKQQWQTILREFRQQVPLSSEHILVIGCSTSEVIGEKIGTAGSTEVAEMLFTELRKWHDETGVQLAFQCCEHLNRALVVERETALSRQFEIVSVVPVRSAGGAMAEYAYRHMNDPVVVEFIKADAGIDIGDTFIGMHLKHVAVPVRVSLKQIGHAHVTLAKTRPKLIGGARAVYSLENPNTSCTS; from the coding sequence ATGCTTTCCCCGTTATCCGAATGGAAGCAGCAATGGCAGACGATTTTGCGCGAATTTCGCCAGCAAGTCCCGCTTTCATCCGAGCACATCCTTGTCATCGGTTGCAGCACAAGCGAAGTGATCGGCGAAAAGATTGGAACAGCTGGCTCAACGGAAGTCGCCGAAATGCTTTTTACTGAATTGAGAAAGTGGCATGACGAAACCGGGGTACAGCTCGCGTTTCAATGTTGCGAACATTTGAACCGCGCGCTTGTCGTGGAAAGAGAGACCGCCCTGTCCCGCCAGTTTGAAATCGTCTCAGTCGTTCCTGTCCGGTCTGCCGGCGGAGCAATGGCCGAATACGCGTATCGCCATATGAACGATCCCGTTGTTGTTGAATTTATTAAAGCAGATGCCGGCATTGATATCGGTGATACGTTCATCGGCATGCATTTAAAACATGTCGCTGTTCCTGTGCGCGTGTCGTTAAAGCAAATTGGACATGCCCATGTCACATTGGCAAAAACGAGACCGAAACTGATCGGCGGCGCCCGCGCGGTCTATTCTTTAGAAAATCCGAATACTTCTTGCACCTCTTAA
- the rpiB gene encoding ribose 5-phosphate isomerase B, translating to MKVAIASDHGGIHIREEIKKLMDEMGIEYIDLGCECETSVDYPDYAIPVAEKVANGEVDRGILICGTGIGMTIAANKVKGIRCALCHDVYSARLTRQHNDSNILAMGERVIGPGLAREIAKVWLTTEFEGGCHARRVEKITQYENKHL from the coding sequence ATGAAAGTAGCAATTGCATCTGATCATGGCGGAATTCATATTCGTGAAGAAATTAAAAAATTAATGGACGAAATGGGGATAGAGTACATCGACTTAGGATGTGAATGTGAAACATCGGTCGACTATCCTGATTACGCGATTCCGGTTGCGGAAAAAGTCGCAAATGGGGAAGTGGATCGCGGCATTTTAATTTGCGGCACCGGAATTGGCATGACGATTGCCGCCAATAAAGTAAAAGGCATTCGTTGTGCGCTCTGCCACGACGTATATAGCGCCAGATTAACGCGCCAGCATAATGATAGCAACATATTAGCGATGGGAGAACGTGTGATTGGGCCAGGACTGGCGCGTGAAATTGCAAAAGTTTGGCTGACAACGGAATTTGAAGGCGGATGTCACGCACGACGTGTGGAAAAAATTACACAATACGAAAACAAACATTTATAA
- a CDS encoding AtpZ/AtpI family protein has translation MRPKQRHPFQAMALMSAIISQLVGSILVGVFGGKWIDKKFHTDPIFLIIGLLLGLAAGVYAMLRLIRQYFSEE, from the coding sequence ATGCGTCCGAAACAACGCCACCCGTTTCAAGCAATGGCGCTCATGTCCGCGATCATATCCCAGCTGGTTGGTTCTATTTTAGTAGGGGTATTTGGAGGAAAATGGATTGACAAGAAATTTCATACAGACCCCATTTTTTTAATTATCGGTCTGTTGCTCGGCTTAGCGGCTGGGGTATATGCGATGTTGCGCCTAATTCGCCAATATTTCTCAGAGGAGTAG
- the atpA gene encoding F0F1 ATP synthase subunit alpha — protein sequence MSIRAEEISALIKQQIENYESEIQVSDVGTVIQIGDGIARAHGLDNVMAGELVEFSNGVMGMALNLEENNVGIVILGPYTGIKEGDEVRRTGRIMEVPVGEALIGRVVNPLGQPVDGLGPIETTETRPIESPAPGVMDRKSVHEPLQTGIKAIDALVPIGRGQRELIIGDRQTGKTSIAIDTIINQKDQNMICIYVAIGQKESTVRTVVETLRKHGALDYTIVVTASASQPAPLLFLAPYAGVAMGEYFMYKGQHVLVVYDDLSKQAAAYRELSLLLRRPPGREAYPGDIFYLHSRLLERAAKLSDAKGGGSLTALPFVETQAGDISAYIPTNVISITDGQIFLQSDLFFSGVRPAINAGLSVSRVGGAAQIKAMKKVSGTLRLDLAAYRELEAFAQFGSDLDKATQAKLARGARTVEVLKQDLHAPIPVEKQVAIIYALTRGFLDDIPVEDIRRFEKEFFLWLDQNGQHLLEHIRTTKELPNEEDFNKAIEAFKKTFVVSQ from the coding sequence ATGAGCATCAGAGCGGAAGAAATCAGCGCGCTCATTAAGCAGCAAATCGAAAATTACGAGTCTGAAATTCAAGTAAGCGATGTCGGCACCGTTATTCAAATTGGTGACGGTATCGCGCGCGCCCATGGTTTGGACAACGTAATGGCTGGAGAACTTGTCGAGTTTTCCAACGGTGTCATGGGAATGGCGCTAAACTTAGAAGAAAACAACGTCGGTATCGTTATTTTAGGTCCGTATACAGGGATTAAAGAAGGCGATGAAGTGCGCCGTACAGGCCGGATTATGGAAGTGCCTGTCGGTGAAGCGTTGATTGGCCGCGTCGTCAACCCTCTAGGACAACCAGTCGACGGTTTAGGTCCAATCGAAACGACAGAAACTCGCCCAATTGAAAGCCCAGCACCAGGTGTTATGGACCGGAAATCGGTACATGAACCGCTGCAAACGGGGATTAAAGCGATTGACGCGTTGGTGCCAATCGGCCGCGGTCAGCGCGAGCTTATCATCGGGGACCGTCAAACAGGGAAAACATCGATTGCCATCGATACGATCATCAACCAAAAAGACCAAAATATGATTTGTATTTACGTCGCGATCGGGCAAAAAGAATCCACGGTTCGTACAGTTGTCGAAACGTTGCGAAAACACGGTGCGCTCGATTATACGATCGTTGTCACTGCATCGGCATCCCAGCCAGCGCCGCTATTGTTCCTTGCGCCATATGCGGGCGTGGCGATGGGCGAATATTTCATGTATAAAGGTCAGCACGTGCTTGTTGTTTACGACGACTTATCGAAACAAGCGGCAGCTTACCGTGAATTGTCGCTCTTGCTTCGTCGTCCGCCAGGCCGTGAAGCATATCCAGGGGATATTTTCTACTTGCACTCTCGCCTCTTAGAGCGTGCGGCAAAATTAAGCGATGCCAAAGGCGGCGGTTCGTTAACAGCGCTTCCGTTCGTCGAAACGCAAGCGGGTGACATTTCCGCCTACATTCCAACGAACGTCATCTCCATCACAGACGGACAAATTTTCTTGCAATCAGACTTGTTCTTCTCCGGCGTTCGCCCGGCGATCAACGCTGGTCTTTCCGTATCCCGCGTCGGTGGTGCGGCGCAAATTAAAGCGATGAAAAAAGTATCGGGTACGCTTCGCTTGGACTTAGCGGCGTATCGTGAACTTGAGGCGTTCGCACAGTTCGGTTCAGACCTTGATAAAGCGACACAAGCGAAGCTCGCGCGCGGTGCTCGTACGGTAGAAGTGTTAAAACAAGACTTGCACGCACCGATTCCAGTAGAAAAACAAGTGGCGATCATTTACGCGCTTACTCGCGGTTTCTTAGACGACATTCCAGTCGAAGATATTCGCCGCTTTGAAAAAGAATTCTTCTTATGGCTCGATCAAAACGGCCAGCACTTGCTTGAACATATTCGTACAACAAAAGAGCTTCCAAACGAAGAAGACTTCAACAAAGCGATCGAAGCGTTCAAGAAAACGTTTGTCGTTTCCCAATAA
- the glyA gene encoding serine hydroxymethyltransferase — translation MNYLPQQDPQVFEAIENERKRQQSKIELIASENFVSRAVMEAQGSVLTNKYAEGYPGRRYYGGCEYVDVVEDLARERAKKLFDAEHANVQPHSGAQANMAVYFTVLEHGDTVLGMNLSHGGHLTHGSPVNFSGIQYNFVEYGVDPETHVIDYDDVLEKARVHKPKLIVAGASAYPRVIDFKRFREIADEVGAYLMVDMAHIAGLVAAGLHPNPVPYAHFVTTTTHKTLRGPRGGMILCKEEFAKQIDKAIFPGIQGGPLMHVIAAKAVALGEALQDSFKTYAQNIVNNAKRLAEALKKEGFTLVSGGTDNHLLLIDLRPQGLTGKVAEKVLDEVGITVNKNTIPYDPESPFVTSGIRIGTAAVTTRGFGLEEMDEIASIISLVLKHHEDETKLEEARQRVAALTEKFPLYQE, via the coding sequence ATGAATTACTTGCCACAACAAGATCCGCAAGTATTTGAAGCGATTGAAAACGAGCGAAAACGGCAACAATCAAAAATTGAATTAATCGCTTCGGAAAACTTTGTCAGTCGCGCGGTCATGGAAGCGCAAGGGTCGGTATTAACGAATAAATACGCCGAAGGATATCCAGGTCGTCGCTATTATGGCGGCTGCGAATATGTCGATGTCGTTGAGGATCTCGCACGCGAACGGGCGAAAAAACTGTTTGACGCGGAGCACGCCAACGTACAGCCGCATTCCGGCGCACAAGCGAACATGGCAGTATATTTTACTGTTTTGGAACATGGCGATACAGTGCTTGGAATGAATTTGTCACACGGCGGCCATTTAACGCACGGCAGCCCAGTCAACTTTAGCGGCATTCAATATAATTTTGTCGAATATGGTGTGGATCCGGAAACGCATGTGATTGATTATGATGATGTGCTTGAAAAAGCGCGCGTACATAAGCCGAAACTGATTGTAGCTGGGGCAAGCGCTTATCCACGCGTCATCGATTTTAAACGTTTCCGTGAAATCGCTGATGAAGTAGGAGCGTACTTGATGGTAGACATGGCGCATATTGCAGGTCTTGTTGCGGCAGGTCTTCATCCAAACCCGGTGCCATATGCGCATTTTGTGACAACAACGACGCATAAAACGCTCCGCGGGCCACGCGGCGGGATGATCCTTTGCAAAGAAGAGTTTGCGAAACAAATTGACAAAGCGATCTTCCCAGGCATTCAAGGCGGACCGCTCATGCATGTCATTGCGGCGAAAGCGGTGGCGCTTGGGGAAGCGTTACAAGACAGCTTTAAAACGTATGCGCAAAACATCGTCAACAATGCAAAACGCCTCGCGGAAGCATTGAAGAAAGAAGGTTTTACCCTCGTTTCCGGCGGAACAGACAACCACTTATTGCTCATTGATTTGCGCCCGCAAGGATTAACCGGAAAAGTAGCGGAAAAAGTGCTCGATGAAGTCGGCATTACGGTGAACAAAAATACGATTCCGTATGATCCGGAAAGCCCGTTTGTGACAAGCGGCATCCGCATTGGCACCGCCGCGGTGACGACGCGCGGATTTGGTTTGGAAGAAATGGACGAAATCGCAAGCATCATCAGCCTCGTCTTAAAACATCACGAAGACGAAACAAAGCTCGAAGAAGCGCGCCAACGCGTCGCGGCTTTAACAGAAAAATTCCCGTTATACCAAGAATAA